A region of the Oncorhynchus gorbuscha isolate QuinsamMale2020 ecotype Even-year linkage group LG02, OgorEven_v1.0, whole genome shotgun sequence genome:
gtgcaTCTCTCTCTATAGGTGAGTGCTTTGTTAGGAAAGGTTTGAGAATCGCATCCTTTTATGTAAttgtagaatttaatgtctcTGTTCTGGATTTTTATAATTAGTGGGAATTCTGCTCTGAATGcaatatttggtgttttacgttgtaaaCGGAGGATggttttgcagaattctgcatgcagtctcaatttggtatttgtcccattttgtgaattcttggttggtgagtgaaCCTCACAACCAGACTTCACAACCATAATGGTTGATGTGTTATATAACTGATTTGCGTATTTTTAGGCAATAAAATATTGTATTCACTCACTCATGTACTACCCTTGTCTCCCTCGCAGCAGGATGCCGTTCCCAtggaccttctcctctcctccgttccaCTACATGCTGCGTGCGTCTGGGCAGAGTGAGGTATGGAGCGACGCTCGGCCGGAGGACAAGTTCCATCAGTACGGCTGGCGCTGCGGAACCAGTGAGGACGGATATGGTACCAGGACTCTGATTGGTAACTGGGTCGAACAACAAAAAGACATCACTCAATACCGGAAAGCCAGACCCCTTCCTTCACAGGTTAGACCCCTTCCTTCACAGGTTAGACTCCTTCCTTCACAGGTTAGACCCCTTCCTTCACAGGTTAGACCCCTTCCTTCACAGGTTAGACTCCTTCCTTCACAGGTTAGACCCCTTCCTTCACAGGTTAGACCCCTTCCTTCACAGGTTAGACCCCTTCCTTCACAGGTTAGACTCCTTCCTTCACAGGTTAGACCCCTTCCTTCACAGGTTAGACTCCTTCCTTCACAGGTTAGACCCCTTCCTTCACAGGTTAGACCCCTTCCTTCACAGGTTAGACCCCTACCTTCACAGGTTAGACCCCTACCTTCACAGGTTAGACCCCTTCCTTCACAGGTTAGACTCCTTCCTTCACAGGTTAGACTCCTTCCTTCACATCAGACTCCTACCTTTACAAGTTAGACTAATCAGGTTAGTGGGGGGAACTTCtaattactagtccaacgctctaaccactagtctacctgctggttactggtccaatgctctaaccactagcctacctgctggttactggcccaatgctctaaccactagcctacctgctggttactagtccaacgctctaaccactagtctacctgctggttactggtccaatgctctaaccactaggctacctgctggttactggcccaatgctctaaccactagcctacctgctggttactagtccaacgctctaaccactagactacctgctggttactggt
Encoded here:
- the lg02h11orf1 gene encoding UPF0686 protein C11orf1 homolog isoform X7 gives rise to the protein MWTAGCVTSPRKRLTIKERAGVLSSSRCQQSLRTSWLRGLFSRCISLYSRMPFPWTFSSPPFHYMLRASGQSEVWSDARPEDKFHQYGWRCGTSEDGYGTRTLIGNWVEQQKDITQYRKARPLPSQFSHYFDSTYSSSFNREKKRPINSCE
- the lg02h11orf1 gene encoding UPF0686 protein C11orf1 homolog isoform X8 — its product is MWTAGCVTSPRKRLTIKERAGVLSSSRCQQSLRTSWLRGLFSRCISLYSRMPFPWTFSSPPFHYMLRASGQSEVWSDARPEDKFHQYGWRCGTSEDGYGTRTLIGNWVEQQKDITQYRKARPLPSQFSHYFDSTYSSSFNREKKRPINS
- the lg02h11orf1 gene encoding UPF0686 protein C11orf1 homolog isoform X6, with the translated sequence MWTAGCVTSPRKRLTIKERAGVLSSSRCQQSLRTSWLRGLFSRCISLYSRMPFPWTFSSPPFHYMLRASGQSEVWSDARPEDKFHQYGWRCGTSEDGYGTRTLIGNWVEQQKDITQYRKARPLPSQVRPLPSQFSHYFDSTYSSSFNREKKRPINS
- the lg02h11orf1 gene encoding UPF0686 protein C11orf1 homolog isoform X5, which produces MWTAGCVTSPRKRLTIKERAGVLSSSRCQQSLRTSWLRGLFSRCISLYSRMPFPWTFSSPPFHYMLRASGQSEVWSDARPEDKFHQYGWRCGTSEDGYGTRTLIGNWVEQQKDITQYRKARPLPSQVRPLPSQFSHYFDSTYSSSFNREKKRPINSCE